The following proteins are encoded in a genomic region of Mycoplasmopsis columbinasalis:
- a CDS encoding lysophospholipid acyltransferase family protein: protein MGIGIKTKMALSWPRALWVNWRIRAYAKRYKNNSDNYTLQQRNDWLVKKAKFLLWLWNIKVEVEGYQNLPKSPAILVPNHKSYADPVVLLYALKKQSHEDDVLNKIPTFVGKKELQKQKSVHSAMQLLDSFFIDSENFRDFFKTLNEFGKFVKENRTYGVIFPEGTRVGEDGLGEFKNGAFKVAHQNFLAVVPVAISDTREAFNHKRKKKLTIKVTFLPQFKANTVFAMDVNVLAEKAKEAIQGALANGEDK, encoded by the coding sequence ATGGGAATTGGAATTAAGACAAAAATGGCTTTGAGCTGACCAAGAGCACTTTGAGTTAATTGAAGAATTAGGGCGTACGCAAAAAGATACAAAAATAACTCTGACAATTACACTTTGCAGCAACGAAACGATTGACTCGTTAAAAAAGCAAAATTTTTGTTGTGACTTTGAAACATTAAAGTTGAAGTAGAAGGTTACCAAAATTTACCAAAATCTCCTGCAATTTTAGTGCCAAATCATAAGTCATATGCGGATCCAGTTGTGTTGTTATACGCGCTTAAAAAACAATCGCATGAAGATGATGTTTTGAACAAAATACCAACTTTTGTAGGCAAAAAAGAGTTGCAAAAACAAAAAAGCGTACACAGTGCTATGCAATTATTAGATTCGTTTTTTATTGACAGCGAAAACTTCCGTGATTTCTTTAAGACTCTGAACGAATTTGGAAAGTTTGTCAAAGAAAATCGCACTTATGGTGTTATTTTTCCAGAAGGTACACGAGTAGGTGAAGATGGATTGGGTGAATTTAAAAATGGTGCTTTTAAAGTTGCACATCAAAACTTTTTAGCAGTTGTGCCTGTAGCAATTTCTGACACACGCGAAGCATTTAACCACAAACGCAAAAAGAAATTAACAATAAAAGTTACATTTTTACCACAATTTAAAGCAAACACTGTTTTTGCTATGGATGTGAATGTGTTGGCAGAAAAAGCAAAAGAAGCTATTCAAGGAGCTTTAGCAAATGGCGAAGATAAGTAA
- a CDS encoding segregation/condensation protein A produces the protein MAKISNYQTEDKRYDIKLENYDGPLDLLLALVQDKNIDILQIDIAELANEYLRIIQILQENEIDVAGDYLVMAATLLALKTKMLLATPEEEVEVEQDKRELLRRLFEYQQFKEISKTLREQEGLRREIYIKKQSDLEEFIVDDDKSTLDGHSNPLKLITILRKMFERSYANQLRNTKLQHFNVTPKDQIPYILNLFDENEEVTFEMIFSVPSLSHFVITLMAVLDLARRQIVVLHQDEQFGLITFERGPEYEK, from the coding sequence ATGGCGAAGATAAGTAATTACCAAACTGAGGATAAACGTTATGACATTAAGTTGGAAAATTACGATGGTCCGTTAGATCTTTTGTTAGCGTTGGTACAAGATAAAAATATTGACATTTTGCAAATTGACATAGCAGAATTAGCCAATGAATACTTGCGTATTATTCAAATTTTGCAAGAAAACGAAATTGATGTGGCTGGTGATTACTTGGTTATGGCGGCTACTTTATTAGCTTTAAAAACAAAAATGTTGCTTGCTACACCTGAAGAAGAAGTTGAAGTTGAACAAGATAAGCGTGAACTTTTACGAAGATTGTTTGAATACCAACAATTCAAAGAAATTTCAAAAACATTACGTGAACAAGAAGGTTTGCGTCGTGAAATTTATATTAAAAAACAATCTGACTTAGAAGAGTTTATTGTTGACGATGATAAAAGTACACTTGATGGGCATTCAAATCCATTAAAATTAATTACCATTTTGCGAAAAATGTTTGAAAGATCGTACGCGAACCAGTTACGTAACACAAAATTGCAGCATTTTAACGTCACGCCAAAAGATCAGATTCCTTACATTTTAAATTTGTTTGACGAAAATGAAGAAGTTACTTTTGAAATGATCTTTTCAGTGCCATCACTTAGTCACTTTGTTATTACTTTAATGGCTGTGCTTGATTTAGCAAGACGCCAGATCGTTGTTTTACATCAGGATGAACAATTTGGGTTAATCACCTTTGAAAGAGGTCCAGAATATGAAAAATAA